AACATAAATTCCATGGGGGCAGGAATCTTTGTTTTGCTCATGCTTTATTTTCAACACCCAGAACACTGAGTGCTAcatagtgggtgctcaataaatatcagttaaataaataaatgaatagatgtgATACCCAACCTCTTGGTCAAGGTTTCCAGAAGGTGTAATGGCCTCACCTAACATGTCCTCTCACAACAGGCTGGCGAGACCTGGCCTCGCAATGGGATGGAAGTAAACAAAGAGTGAATTCTGAAATCAGTTAATGCATGCAGCGCCTGGAAAggctggaggaagaggcaggccTCAAGCTGGGGACCATTTTGAACCCCTGTCTCGCTTTGGGGCAGAAATCCCTCCAGCTCACAGAGGGAACTTGGAGAAATCCCTTCTAACCAAACAAGTTCATCAGGATCCAGGAAGTAATCTATGGTCACAGGACTGCTCCCTGGAGCCCCAGTGCTCTGACAAAGGGAAGGGTCAAAGGGTTCCTGATTCTGGGGGAAATACTGGCTGCAGTATTGAGGCCAAATGGAGTTTGGACACTTGGGACCAGCTCTGTACAGTGGACCCTGGTGGAAATGCTTGGGCAGGCCCCCATCTTCACAGCATCACTCTGAAAACCAGGAAGTTGGTCAAGAAGCTGGATAAGCAGCTCCTCGGCTTACCTACTTCTTTGCTCTGGGCCTACTGCAGTGAGGCTGGACCACGTGAGGAGGCAGATGATCTTGATCTCTGCATTCAATCATGAACAAGGTTCTCTGATGAAGAGGGGCTAAACAGCTGAAATGGGGTATCACTTAGAAAGTCACAGCCTTCTCCAAGCACCATGGAGGCTACCCAAGTTACCTGTAAATACATGGGGCCTGGCCAGAGAAATGGGGAGGGTAGTGGTGATAATGTGCAGAACCAGGAAGAAGGCAGGTTCCgacacagactgaaggctgctgAAGTTTCCAAGGACAGGGGTATTACTCACCTGCCTAGCAGCCAGGGCCTTATTCTGCAACGTTTCCAAGCCCAGAGCTGGGTGGCAGTCAGGAGCTACTGGCTGTGTCCCAACATCTCTCCCAGAATCCAACCAGAGTGAGGACTTCCTGTAAGCAGGTCACGGTGGAGCCTACTTCTCACACTCTTGtccatctccctcctcccttcccttgggCAGGTGGATCCTGTGAAACTGCGCCAATCTATCCGCACAGTTCTTTTCAACCAGTGCGTGATATCTTTCCCCATGGTGGTCTTCCTCTATCCCTTCCTCAAATGGTGGAGAGACCCCTGCCGCCATGAGCTACCCACCTTCCACTGGTTCCTCCTGGAGCTGGCCATCTTCACGCTGATCGAGGAAGTCTTGTTCTACTATTCACACCGGTGAGCAGGCCCTGCCTGAGGCACAGCTAGCTCCTCATCCTGTCTAGGGCTCACTGATcaacaaagaaactgaggccaggtgcagtgactcacgcttgtaatcccggcaatttgggaggctgaggtgggcggatcacttgagcccaggagtttgagactagcctggggaaTGTcaggagaccccgtctctacaaaaaaattaaaaaaattagccaggcatggtggtgtgtacttgtagtcccagctacttgggagattgaggtgggaggatcacatgagcccgggaagtcaaggctgtagtgagctgtgatcacaccattgcactccagcctgggcgaaagagcaagaccttgtctcaaagaaaaaaaataaaaggaaacagtcTTCTGCATTGAGTGTAGGCCAGTAAAATACTCCCTGGCCTCAAGTCTCCCATTACATGGTTAACAGGAAGACCACTAGCTGTCTCATAACTGACAACTTGGGACAACTGAGGAATGAATGTCCAGAAGAGAAAAGGCCTCTCTGATTGTGTGGGAGCCAGGGCAGTTTCCCATCCATTTGCTTATTCAATCCTTTCTGGGCAGCATCCCATTTTACAGCGAATACAACTGGCATAGAGAGGCAAAGCAACCCACTCCCAAACTATGCAGTATAAGGGCTGGGGTTGAAATTTGAAGGCAGGTCTCGGTGTTTTTAACTTTGTTCCATGGATGTAACCCCTAGTTCCTATTTTTGGTTTCTCATGGTCTGGTcggggagggagaaagaggaatcAGCAGGTTATTAACTATTAACTATTTCCCCAGGCTCCTTCACTACCCAACATTCTACAAGAAAATCCACAAGAAACACCACGAGTGGACAGCTCCCATTGGCGTGATCTCTCTCTATGCCCACCCTATAGAGCATGCGGTGAGCAGAGCTCTACCCTCCCCAGAGCAAAGGGCAGACGGCCCCAACCACCTTCCTGAAGGTCTCCTGCAGAGAACTTAGACCACACTGGccctttttcttcccatttaaaaatagctaccatttattgtcAGCCTTCCATATGCCAGGCTATGTTAAGTGCTAACACAgttgtctcatttaatcatcccaacaactttttttttttctttttgagacagggtcttgctctgtcacccaggttggagtacagtggtgtgatcataactcactgcagcctctaacccctgggctcatgtgatcctctagCTTCAGTCTTCCAAATAGCTGAGATCACACATGTGCACCACCAaatctggcttattttttttttttttttttttttagatagagtctcactgtgtcatctaggctggagtgcaatggcgtgatctcggctcactgcaatctcccgcctcccgggttcaagcgattctcctgtctcagcctcctgagtagctgggattacaggcatgtgccaccatgcctggctgatttttgtatttttagtagagacagggtttcaccatgttggtcaggctggtctcaaactcctgacctcgtgatccacctaccttggcctcccaaagtgctgggattataggagtgagccattgcgcctggccacatctggctaatttttaaattttttgtagagtcgggatcctgctattttgcccaggctggctggaacccctggcctcaagtgatcctcccacctctgcctcccaaattgctgggattacaggcatgaaccaccacacctggctcctcCAACAAcctttttaatcttaattttgcTAACAAGAAAGTTGAGGCTCAAACTGCATAATTTGTCCCAAGTTACAAAGGTGAATGCCTTCAACAAATCAAAGTCCCGAAACTCTCACCTTCTGCAGATCTGGGTCAAGGAAGTTTGCCTCTGGTACCACCTTGGGGCTAAGTGTACACCCACCTAAGTCCCTTCATCTCCCTGGGCCCTGCCTTCAATCATCCCTCCCCTTGCAGATCTCCAACATGCTACCGGCCATAGTGGGCCCATTAGTAATGGGCTCCCACTTGTCCTCCATCACCATGTGGTTTTCCTTGGccctcatcatcaccaccatctcccACTGTGGCTACCACCTTCCCTTCCTGCCTTCGCCTGAATTCCACGACTACCACCATCTCAAGTAAGGACCCTCTCCCCACAGTGGGTCCCTAGGCAACAACCATCACCCTCCCTCCTTAAGCTTCTGATAACAGACACTGGTATCTCAGTTTACATGTGAGTGCTAGTTGGGGAAGAGGTCTGATGGTTGGGAAAATAATCACACTGGGATGACCTTACTCTTTTCCTTCTGAAATTGGGTCCTCCTCCAACTGGGGGTTTTAAACCTTTATTT
The Symphalangus syndactylus isolate Jambi chromosome 7, NHGRI_mSymSyn1-v2.1_pri, whole genome shotgun sequence genome window above contains:
- the FAXDC2 gene encoding fatty acid hydroxylase domain-containing protein 2 isoform X2, yielding MRRTAFILGSGLLSFVAFWNSVTWHLQRFWGASGYFWQAQWERLLTTFEGKEWILFFIGAIQVPCLFFWSFNGLLLVVDTTGKPNFISRYRIQVGKNEPVDPVKLRQSIRTVLFNQCVISFPMVVFLYPFLKWWRDPCRHELPTFHWFLLELAIFTLIEEVLFYYSHRLLHYPTFYKKIHKKHHEWTAPIGVISLYAHPIEHAISNMLPAIVGPLVMGSHLSSITMWFSLALIITTISHCGYHLPFLPSPEFHDYHHLKFNQCYGVLGVLDHLHGTDTMFKQTKAYERHVLLLGFTPLSESIPDSPKRME